Sequence from the Leptospira montravelensis genome:
GGTTGGGTTAGAACATATAGACGATATCATTGCGGAAGTAAAACAGGCACTTGCCAATTCAAAGTAAACAATAGATAACGAGAGTTCTTTTTTTCAAGAAGGGACTCTTGTAACATTTTTTTTGACTCTGGATTCAGTTTCTTATCATTTTCCAATCGTTGTTCTTCAAATTGTCGTACGTATTGTTCATCAGGATCCACTTCGATTTCCCATAAAAATTTAAGTACCTTTTTTTCTTTTGGATCGTAACCAATACTTACTTGGTGCGACATTTGGGGTTTGATTCTTGTATCTAAATATTCTTCTGTTAAATTCGTATTCACAATTCTACCAATAACCGACTCTTCAAGAAGGACTGGTTTTGATTTATGATTAAGAATTGCGTAAAAACGTAAGTAAACTTTCGGGATGATATAAGTCGGAAATCGGTGTCCCACACCTATTGATTTAAGTTCTGCTTGTATATGAAAAGTGCCATTTTTTTCTGTAATTTTCCAAGTAGGTAATAAAGATTTTTGTACAAAAGTTTTATCGTGGATACCTTTCCAGGAATGTTCTCTCTCAGACATATGACAGTTTTGGCACTGAATTCCCTGTTTCGCAAATGGACTATTTTCCCATTCCGTATAAACTTCCATTAGTTTTTTGCCATTGAGTCTCTTTCCATTTGGTTTACTTTCGTGACAAGATTTACAAAATGCAGAAGATTCAAATTCTTCTTTAGCAATGTACCCGTTATGTGGTAAATTGTTTATATATGATTTTTCTTTTGCATTAGTTCTTGGTGGAGGACCAAATCGTATTTGATTTCGAATGTGGCAGGACGCACAAAGAATCGAAGGGTTTGAAATCCCATTGGGAAAATTTTGGTGTTTTGAATTAAGAATTTCTTTAGTTTCGAATTCTGTAGAAAGCTCTGATTTAGTTTCTGGTAAAGGAGAGTGGCACTGGAAACAAGACTGGTATTCCTTAGAAGATAAAATTTCCTTCTGCCATAAAAATCCTTTGCTGATAGATTTTGAGTGCAAACTTTCTTTCCAATTTTGAAACTGCTTGTTATGACAAGTCTGACAAGCATTAGGTTCTAGGTTTTTTTCTAATACTGTGAAATGTTTTGGTGGTATACCTTGGACTTCGATGGGATATTTCCAATGTGAGTCTAAGAAGTTTGAATCCAAACAACTTACGAAGTTTGTCATAAAAACTAAGATAACCGTAAGTTGAATGGATGGAAAATTCATACGTAAATACAAATTAAGTAATTATCATCCCCCGCAAGCATTTCCTCCTCCACCGGAAGGAGCTCCGCCGCCACCTGACGATCCAGATGCTGTGGTTCCGCGTAAAAATGATTTGTCTTCAACTCTAATTTTATTGGAATTTTTTACAAACTGTCTAGCAACATCCAGTTGATAATTGGGAACATTCGCATCTGCGTTAGGGTTATTACTTTCTGTTAAAGATGTAAGATCGGTACGCCAATAGGAAGCAGGTTGCGAAATGGCACTGGGACTCGAACCTGATGATGGTGATCTTAGTCCAAGGGCCCCAAATTGTTTCCACCCACCTTCATACATTCTTGTTGGTTTACCTAGAATTTGATGTACAACAAACCAAACGAGTGAACCTTTTGTTGCATCTTCGCCGTAAA
This genomic interval carries:
- a CDS encoding multiheme c-type cytochrome, which produces MNFPSIQLTVILVFMTNFVSCLDSNFLDSHWKYPIEVQGIPPKHFTVLEKNLEPNACQTCHNKQFQNWKESLHSKSISKGFLWQKEILSSKEYQSCFQCHSPLPETKSELSTEFETKEILNSKHQNFPNGISNPSILCASCHIRNQIRFGPPPRTNAKEKSYINNLPHNGYIAKEEFESSAFCKSCHESKPNGKRLNGKKLMEVYTEWENSPFAKQGIQCQNCHMSEREHSWKGIHDKTFVQKSLLPTWKITEKNGTFHIQAELKSIGVGHRFPTYIIPKVYLRFYAILNHKSKPVLLEESVIGRIVNTNLTEEYLDTRIKPQMSHQVSIGYDPKEKKVLKFLWEIEVDPDEQYVRQFEEQRLENDKKLNPESKKMLQESLLEKKNSRYLLFTLNWQVPVLLPQ